The genomic stretch TCATTCTTACCCTCAACATCAGCCGTTCTAATTTCAACCGCGGCGGCGATATCTTCTGCTCTCATCCTGAAACGACTCTTCAAATCGAAGCGGCACGGTGCTTAAGAGCCTAGAATGGAGGCACGCAACCGCTTTCTTCCGACTCCGTCGGCTTTACCTACTGTTTTATGACGCCCTTGAGGCCGCACGATGGGCACTCAATGGTCAGGGGCCTTTCGAGAGAGTAGATGGGAATTATCCCCTTGCACCGGGGGCACTTTGACCTGCCGACCATCTTTTTCTCCGGGGATGGTCTGACTTGGGCCGCGGCCTCTGGAGGAACGGCCGGGGTCTGAGCAGCTGGCGGTGGGGAGGGCGGGCCCGGCCTTTTCCCATAGAGCGCTTCGTATATCTGCCTGGCGCTCAGCCTCTGACCGGGAGCCGGAGGCGCAGGGAGGGGTGCAGTTACCTCCGGTGGCCTCTCCTCCTTCGGTAGGGCTGTCCGGGCGAATTCGTCGTGCGGGTGGGGCCTCGCTCCCGCGCCGATGACGGAGGTGGGCTCGGCCGGTACGGCCCCCTCTAGCGGTGCTTCGGCCTCCACTGGGGGCCTCTCGTCGCTCACCGGAACCCACCGGCCTGTCTCGGGGCTCCATTCGGAGACCAGCTGGGGCTCGGGCGCGGGCACTTCTGTCCCGTCGGCTCTGATCACCACGTCGCCTTCTGCGGCGAGCGGGTACTGGGCCGGAACCGCTTCCTCAGGGGGCTGGGCGGCAGCCGTCTCGGGTCCTCCGGTGAGTTCCCCCCTGGGCCAGGGCTCCGGGGCCTTCCCAGCCCTCTCCTCACCCCCTCCCTTCTCAGCCCGGGGCCCTTCGGGCGGTTCCCGGGCAATCTCAACCCCCGCCCCCTCCCCCCCACCGCCGCCCTCCGGCCCCGGCGGGCTGGCCCTTTCGACAAAGCCCTCCTCGTGCCCCTCCTCTGCCCTTTCGACCCTCCCCTCCTTTCGAGGCGCTCCCTCCTTGCCCGGAGGTGCGATTTCTTTTACCTCGGGAGCGTGGGCGGCGGAGAGGTGTTGCATCAGCATCCTCTGGGTGCGCACGCTGATAAAGAGAAGGAGGAGCACGAGCAGGATGGCAATAATTGAAAGAGCCACGGTTATCCCGCCCTCCGAACCACCGCCGAGACTAAGCGTCGGCGTCCGCCATATCGACCTTGTGAGAGTCTGGGTGTTGCCCGCTGCGTCGACGACCGTCACTACAATCACGTTCGAACCCTCCTGAAGCTCGACGGAAGTGCTGAAGAGACCGTCGGGAGAGACTGTCACTTCTCTTCCATTGACGAAAGCCCTCGAGCCGGGCTCGGTCCTTCCAGAAATCGTGGTGGAGGCCTCTCTGGTCTCCGACCCGACCGAGGACTCGATTCTGAAGGAGGCGACCGAGGTATCAAGGGTAATAGTTGCTGAGAGAGTTTCCGATTCATGACCCGCCCGATCCCTCAGCTTTACATAGACCCTCTTTTCCCCATCACCCGGCTCGAGCACCCAGCTCCTGGAGCGGGCGAAGGGCTCCCAGCTCGCACCCCCGAAGTCTGCGCTGTGGCTGACCATCATCTCGACCGAGTCGTCAGAGGCGCTGATTGAAAGCATCACGCTCCTACGCGAGGTAGCGGCTGCCCCGCCCTCGATCGTGACGTTCCCATCCGGAGGGATGAGGTCAACAGTCACACCGTCCCCCAGCACATAATCCCCGATATTGCCCGCCCCATCCCTCGCCCTGACCTTTATGAAATAGGTCACGCCATCCTGACCGCCGGGGAAGAGAAATGAGCTGGCGGTGGTCCACTGCTCCCTCAGCACATCTTCGCCGCCTGGTGAGGTTCCAATGGAGACGTAATAGCCCTCCACTCCTGACGGATAGTCCGACGACGGTGTCCAAGTCCATTGAATCGATGTGAGGCCAGAGTAGGCCGAGCCGGCCCTCGCGGGGTACACCGAAGGAATCGAGGTGTCTACGGTGACGCCTGGGCCCGGGGGAGATGGGTCGCCGATGTTGCCCGCCCTGTCCACTGCTTTCACGAAAGCGTAGTAGGTCTCTCCATTCACACCGCCGAGATAGGTGAAGGTGGAGTTGGGCGTCCAAGCGCCGTCCACGACATTGGTCGCCCCCGGGGTTGTCCCTATGTAGACAAAATACCCGGCCACGCCCGTCTCCGTGTCCAAGGACTCTGGCCATACCCACGTGACCGCGGAGCGATTGACGAATAGGCCCGCGGCGGCGGGGGCGGAAGCCGCCGGAGCGACGACGTCCACCGTCACCGGCTCCCCCGATGCCACCTCGCTCCAGAGTCCCGCGGCGTTTCGGGCCTGAACCGAAACCCAGTAGGTTCTCCCATTCTGGAGCTGAAGACCTGTGGGAGAGGCGGAAATCTTCAGGCCCGCGCTCGTCCAGGGGATGACATCGGACGCGCCCGGAGAGGTGCCGAGCGCCCAGCGATACTCAGCGACGGAGCTCTCGGGGTCGAGCGAGACGCTCCAGGAGAAGGAGAGGCCGACGGTGCTTCGCACATAACCTCCGCTGTATACGACCACAGGCGCGGGCGGCGTCAGGTCGACGAGGATGCCGTCGCTTGGGGCGCTGTATGGCCCGACGTTCCCGGCGCGGTCCACAGCCCGCAGCTTCGCATAGTAGCTCTTTCCGCCCTCCGCACCCGTCAGCGTATAGGAGAGTCTGTCGGTCCAGAAATCTGAGAGAACATCCGAGCCACCGGGGGTTGTCCCGATGGAGATAAAGTAGCCGGCGATGCCTGAGGGGATGTCCTCAACTTCCGTCCAGTTGAAAACCAGTGTGGCCGAGGTGCTGTACTGGCCCCCGTCAATCGGGGTCGGCGCGTGCGGGATGGAGGTGTCCACGGTCACGGGCTCGCTGCTCGGGCCGTACTCCCCCACATTCCCGGCGCGGTCGACGGCCCTGATTTTTGCATAATAGGTCCTTCCGTTCTGGGCCGATGAATAGGTGAAAAAGGTGTCCTGAGTGAATGCGTCTCGGACGACGTCCGAAGCGCCCGGAGAGGTGCCTATTGACACAAAATACCCTGAGACCCCGGAGGGATAGTCGGTCGAGGCCTCCCAGCTCCAAGTGATGGAGGACGAGGTGGAGTAGGGGCCGCCTCCAGAGGGCTTGGAGGCCACCGGGACGCTGGTGTCGACGATGATTCCGTCCGAGACGGATGTGCCGCTCCAGAGGCCCGCACCATTTCTTGCCCTTACTGAGAAATAGTATGTGGCGCCGTTGCTCAGGCTGAGGTTGAGCTTTGTGATAGAGGTTCCGACGCCCGCCGACGTCCAGTTGACTATGTCGTCCCTGCCGGGAGAGGTACCGATCGCGTACCTGTACTCGACAACCCCGGAAACCTCGTCTATAGAGCTGCTCCAGCTCGCTCTGAGGAATGTTGAATATCTCGTGTACTCTCCCTCGTCCAGCACTTGGGGGTCGGAGGGGGGAGTTGTGTCGACTGTGATACCATCGCTCGACGCACTGAATGGACCGAGATTACCGGCGTTGTCTTCCGCGCGAATGCGGCAGTAGTAGGTAACTCCGTCCACACCTCCCTCAAATGTGAAATTTGTCGCAGTGGTGAAGTAATCGGCCACGGTGTCGTTGGCCCCGTATGAGGTCCCCACGGATACGTAGTAGCCTTTGATTCCCGAGGGAGAATCCCATGATGGGGGCCAGTACCAGTATAGGGTGGTGCTATTGCTGTATGTCCCGTTGTCCTGGGGGGAGTAGCTCACTGGGATGGAGGTGTCCACGGTAACTCCATCGCTGCTCGGCCCATAATCGCCCACATTTCCGGCGTTGTCCTTCGCTTTTATTTTGGCGTAGTAAGTCACGCCATTAAGGCCGCCGGCGTAAGTATATGATGAGGAAGGGGTGAAGGCGTCCCTGACGATGTCGTCCAGACCGGGGCCGCTGCCTATGCAGATATAGTAGCCCGCGATGCCCGAGGGGTAGTCCTCCGAGTCGGTCCAGCGGAACCTGAGGAGGGATGAGTTGACATAGAGACCGTCGTCCGAGGGCTGTCCCGCAGTCGGAACCGTGATGTCGACGGTTATGCCGTCGCTCTCAATACTCCAGGAGCCGATGTTGCCAGCATTGTCCCTAGCTCTCACCCTCGCGTAATAGGTCGTCCCGTTTGTGCCTCCGGTCAGCGAGTATCTGTTCTCGACCGTCCAGGCCTCGCTTACGACATCGGAGAGGCCGGGCGCTCTTCCAATGGAGATGTAGTAGCCCGCCACACCGGAGGTGGCATCGCTTGATGGCTCCCAGCTCCAGTTCAGGGTGGTGGAGGTCGCCCAGACTCCCCCGTCCTCAGGCGGGTAGGCCGAGGGGGCAACGGTGTCTATCTTAACCACCCGGGGGGTACAGTAGTGGCCCCAAACACCGCCGCTGTCCCTCGTCCTGACCCTCCAGTAGTACGTGCCGTCGGCGAGCTGATAAGAGGGGGTATGAGTGGATTCGTTGGACAGAACTGTTCCTGAGTCATAGTTGGGGGAGGTGAAAGAGATTGAATCATCCACCTGAAGCTGGAAGGCGCTCTGCGTGTCATTTTCATTGAGGTCTTTAAAGGCCCAAGTGAAGGACGGGGTACCGGTGGTGACCCAGGTATCGTTGGCTGGGGTTAGGAGCTCGGGGGGGAGGGGGGGAGCGTTCTGGACCCGGTCGAAGAATATATCCATATTTAGATTGCGATTGTCCTCCCACACGGCGCAGGCAATTCCGTTGGGGTCCGCGGCCACACAGGCGTCGCTGCAACTGGCTACGGAGGTGGCGTTGTCGACCCTGACATTGGAGGAGAAAACGCCAGTGCTATTGCCCTCTGCGTAGTAGATGTTGTAAACGCTGCCGGCTCTTTTGTCCCTCCAGACCACGTGCACCTTTCCTCCACCGTCCACATAAATCGCCGGCTGCTCTTGGTCCGTTGAGCCGGCCGCGGTGTCGTTAACGGGCGAAGCGGTGAAATCGCTCCCATCGCTCGAGAAGCCATAATAGATGTCCAAGTTCCCGTTCCTGTCGTCCTGCCAGACCAGATGGAGGCCGCCGCTGGAATCATAAGAGGCCCGCACTTTCGTCTGCGAGGTGGTATGAGTGTCCCGAGTAACATTGACTTCTGCTCCGAAGGAGGCCCCTCCGTCGGTGGAGGTCGTGAGAAATATGTCTGCCTTGGTGTTTCGCGTGTCCTCCCACGCCACAGTGACCCTCCCGCTCGGCGATGTGCAGATGCATGGGTATCGCGCGGTTCCGGTGCTTGAGTCGAGCTTCTTAGCAGCCCCGAAGGATGCGCCGCCGTCGGTTGATCTGGCGTAGTAGACGTGGGCACCCGAGCGACTGTCGTCCCACACCACATGTATAGTCCCATCTGAGTCGACAGCTATAGAGGGCACGGACTGCTGGCCCGTGCTGGTCTGGTTCACCTGTATGGACGCTGACCAAGTGGTGCCATTGTCCTTCGAGTTGGCATAGTAGATTCTCGTGTTCCCGCTCCTGGTGTCCTGCCAGACTGCGTGGATTTTTCCTGAGTTGTCAACCACCATCCTTGGATAGGCCTGGCTCCCAGTGGTCGAATCATCGACACGGACGGGGGTTGAGAAGGTGCTTCCGTTGTCGGTGGAGCGTGCGAAGTATATGTCCGGGCTCCCAACGCTGTTCCGTTCGTCCTGCCAGATGACGAGAATGGAGTCGTTTGTGACGACAATCCAAGGGTTCTCCTGAGCATTAGAGTTACTAGTAATCAGCGTGTCAGAACCGAAGCTCAGCTCTGAGCCCCCACCCGGCTGTAGAGCGAGGAAAATGAGAAGCAATACGGCCGCAGCAACCAATCCACAGCAAGTGCTCTGGTTGTCGGGCATCTCAATCCACCGCTCAATATAAACCCCGTATAAAGATATGTATCTTTTGGTCTGCAATCGGTCTGCAATCGCCAGGGGGCCCGGTCTCGAATGCAAAAGTATTATCTCCATCGGCACCATTCATGGTTTCGCTGAAGGGGCCGAAATGGAGGACGTCTGGGTTGAGAAGTACAGACCCAGAAAGCTTTCCGAGGTCGTCGGTCAGGACGACGTCGTGGTGAGGCTTCAGGGCTATGTAAGAGCGGGGAACCTCCCCCATCTCCTGTTCGCAGGTCCGGCCGGAACAGGGAAAACCACCTGCGCCATCGCTCTCGCCCGGGAGCTCTACGGAGAGGGGTGGCGGGGCAGCTTTCTCGAGCTGAATGCCAGTGACGAGCGGGGTATCGCGGTGGTCAGGACGAAAATAAAGGATTTCGCCCGCACCGCCGCCATGGGAGAGAGGATGTTCAAGCTGATATTCCTGGACGAGGCCGACGCCCTCACGGCGGACGCACAGGCTGCTCTCCGACGGACGATGGAGCGCTACACGCAGACATGCAGATTCATCCTATCATGTAACTATTCTTCAAAGATAATCGAGCCCATACAGTCCCGTTGCGCCGTCTTCCGGTTCAGACCGATAAGGTCGGAGGACATGTCAAAGCATCTGAGGAACATTGCCGCCAAGGAGGGCCTCAAGATAACCGACGACGGCATGGACGCCCTTCTCTATGTTTCCGAGGGTGACATGAGGAGGGGAATCAACTCGCTTCAGGTAGCGGCCTCTTTGGGGAGCAGGATAGACGCCGAGACGATATACAAGATCACCTCGACCGCCAGACCGGAGGAGGTCAAGGCGTTGATTGAGACGGCCCTATCCGGTGACTTTTTCAAGGCCCGCTCTTCGCTCGACGGGCTCATCCTCGAATACGGACTTTCTGGCGAGGACATCATCAGGCAGCTCCACAGGAGCATTTTCGACACCGGCATCCCGGACAGGCTGAAAGTCCAGCTCGTGGACCATATTGGCGAGGTCGAGTTTAGGATGGTCGAGGGGGCCAACGAGCGCATCCAGCTCGAGGCACTCCTGGCCCATTTAGCTGCCGTCGGGGCAAAAATAAAGGAGCAGTCCTAAACTAGGCCCGCGGGTACCAAGCACCAATAACTTTATATCGAATTTTTATTACTGTTAAATCAAAAGGAGATAAAAATGAAGGAAATGAAGGCCCTGCATTCCCTCGCGGTTCAGATGGCGGTAGTCGCACTGACCCTCCCCATGATCCCGCCCATTGTCTACCTCAGCGGGGCCCCCGCGGAGGAGAGCGAGCTACCCTGGTTCCTCGACGATGTCCGCCCCCCCCTCAACCCTCCTCCCGGCTTCGTGATGCCCGGGGCTGGGGCAAGGGAGAGGCTCCGCGGGGTCACCTGGCCTGACTACTCCCTCATGACAGTGACGGACGAGCAGCTCCAGGGGCCCGCACAGGCGCGGACGGTCCACCCGCTCATCATGAACTTTTCCCTCAGCCTTTCCTTCGGCTACGATGCCACCGTGGCCCAATTCAACGACATGGCGGGCGGGCTGAGGCGCTTCGCGGACCTGGTATATGACTACACCGACGGCCAATTCTACATCAACAGGTTCGACATGTACAACAATCGGGTGATGTGGAATACGGCGAACATCCATGTCCTTGACCAGAGCATGTACAGAGCGAACGCCAACCTCGGCGGTTACTACTACGGAGGCATAATCCAGATAGGGAGGGACGCGTGGGGGCAGCCCTGGGACAGCGCTATGGGCGCGATAATTCTGGCCCATGAGATGGGGCACTACGCCTTCATGCTTCCCGACGAGTACATAGAGCACCCCTGGGGCGACGAGACCCTCTGCGACAGCCCCGCCTATGGCACCTGTATCATGTCCGACCCATACCACTACTGGGAGCTGTGCACCGACGAGAGCCACAACGCGTCGAGCACCCATGACAGCCACTCGTGCTGGGATTATATAAAATATTACTATCCAGCCGCGGTCGAGGTCCACGGGGCTCCGGATCCCGGCCCGAGTGTTGGACCGGGCGCAACGGTCGTCTGGCACTACCCGGACCTTTTCGTCAGGGACGACGAGATGAGCATCAACCCCCCGAACGCCAACGAGGGTGACGAGCTTGCGATCGCCCTGCCAATTCACAACTCGGAGAGGCTGGTTAGCTCGACGGTGACGGTCCGCTTCTATCTCGACTCAGTTGGCGCTGAGAACCTTATTCACACCGCGCAGCTCAGCCTCGCAGGGACCGAGAGCACCACTGCCAGTTTCAAGTGGAGAGCGACCGGTGGGTCCCACACGATAATCGGCATCGTGGACCCTGACAACACCGTCAGAGAGCTGAATGAGATGAACAACTCGGTGTCTAAGACCGTGGTCGTCAACAGCCGTCCCCGAATCTCCCCTGCCCTCACAGGCTTCGCATCCGACGAGGACGTTCCGATCGTGGCCAGGATGACCTCCTTTGCGTCCGACCCAGAGGACCCCCAGACCTCCCTGAGGTGGTCGGTCGCCCGCTACGACAGCAGGCACTTGGCCTCGGTCTCGAGCGAGCCCAACCAGACGCTCGTCTTCACTCCAGTGCCGAACTGGTACGGAACCACACTAGTGACCATCTCCGTGTCGGACAGCAGGAACCTCGCCTCCCAGAAGGAGATAAATCTTACCTTCAATGCTGTGAACGACCTCCCGACCGTCTCCGAGCCCACGCTCTCCAGGTCATGGGTCCTTCGTGGGCAGACGGTTGAGCTCTCGGCGGATGGCAGGGACATCGAGAGCAGTGAGGAGGACCTGACGGCCATATTCGAATGGCGCCCTCCCGGCTCGGACCACTGGCTCCCTCTCGAGGCCACATTCGACGGGGCCCGGTTCCGCGCGCCCCTGACGGTTCCGTCCACGACCCCGCTCGGAAAGGCCGATGTCCGCCTCGCGCTCATGGATCCGGACGGCCAGCAGGGCGAGTGGAGCTATCTGAATTCGAGCCTGGAGATTCAGAACAACAGGCCGGTGGTGAAGGACTTCTCCCTCTCCGATGAGAGCATCATCCGCGGAGGCGTCCTAAGCATCACCCTCAATGCCAGCGACGTCGAGAGCCCCGCGAGAGAGCTGCGTCCCGCCCTTCAATGCTCTTGTGCAGGCGGAGACTGGAGGAGCCTGGACGCAGAGGGAGAATACTACGAGGGCGTTTGGAGATTCCGGGTAGAGGTGAATTCCTCCTGGCCCGTGGGGATCTATGACTTCAGGGCCCGCGTGCTTGACTCCGATGGGGGGGAGAGTGGCTGGCTCGAGCTCTCCCAGTCGCTTAGGGTGGAGAACGCTCTCCCGTTTGTAGAGACGGCGAGACTTTCCCGGACGCGTGCTCTGAGGGGCGAGAGTGCACTGATAACGGTCACGGGTGGTGACTACGAGAGCGAGCTCTCCAGCCTCACCCTTGAGGTCGCCGTTCTCGACTCCAAGAACAGGCATTTCCCAGGCTTCATCAGCGAAATCAACTCCACCGGTGGCCGGTGGGAGGTGCTACTGAGGGTACCCCTGACGGCAATCACCGGGCGGTACAGGCTGGAGCTTAGAATAGGCGATTCCGATGGTGACTGGAGTCCATGGTACACGTCACTCCCCCAGCTCGAGGTCGTCAACAATCTTCCCGCCGCTTCATTCACCTGTCCCGCGAAGGTCAGGCAGGGGGAGCTAGTCTGGTTCGACGCAAGCAACTCATCTGACGTGGAGAGCGAGCTAGCGCTCCTCTCACTCATCTGGAGCTTCGGGGACGGGACGGGCGGGGCGAGTGGGGTGCGCGTCTCGCACGTGTTCGAGAGGAGCGGCACCTTCAGGGTGACCCTCACCATCACAGACAGGGACGGAGCCGTCGCAACTTCTGAAAAAATAATCACCGTCGAGCCCCGGCCCGAGGATATTAACCCCGGTGCGCCGCGCGTGCCGGTATCGCTCGTTACAGCGTTAGTGGGGGTCGCTGTCCTACTCGCTCTGGCCGGAGTTGTCATGTGGCGTAGGAGAAAAGACCGGTCGGGTGGCTGAGTCCGAAGGATAAGGGACCGCCTCCCGCGGACGCGGGGCCGGTTGCCTGCGCTGACAGTCGGGACCGGGCTAGGGAACGAAAGAACCAATATCAATAAATACAGTATTGCATGTGCACTTAACGATGGCCCAGCCCGTCGTTGAGATTTCAGGCCTCACGCGAACCTACAACGGCATCTGCGCTGTGGACAACCTCTCCCTGACCATTGAGCGCGGCGAGAGCTTTGGCTTCCTGGGCCCCAATGGCGCCGGTAAGACCACCACAATAAAAATGCTCACCGGTTTCCTTAGGCCCGACCGCGGGAGCATCAGGATAATGGGCTATGACCTCGCCACCGAGGGAATCGAGGTCAAGCGCAGAATAGGCCTCGTGCCTGACGAGTACGGCCTCTACGATGACCTCACCGCGGCCGACCACCTGCGCTTCTACGGCTCGCTGCTGGGAATGTCCGGGAGGGAACTCGAGGGGGCCATCGAGCGCAGCCTCGGAATGGTGGAGCTTCGAGAGCACGCCACCGCGAGGGTGAAGAGCTTCAGCCATGGGATGCGCCAAAGGCTCGTGATCGCACAGGCATTGATGGGGGAGCCCGAG from Thermoplasmata archaeon encodes the following:
- a CDS encoding PKD domain-containing protein, which translates into the protein MKEMKALHSLAVQMAVVALTLPMIPPIVYLSGAPAEESELPWFLDDVRPPLNPPPGFVMPGAGARERLRGVTWPDYSLMTVTDEQLQGPAQARTVHPLIMNFSLSLSFGYDATVAQFNDMAGGLRRFADLVYDYTDGQFYINRFDMYNNRVMWNTANIHVLDQSMYRANANLGGYYYGGIIQIGRDAWGQPWDSAMGAIILAHEMGHYAFMLPDEYIEHPWGDETLCDSPAYGTCIMSDPYHYWELCTDESHNASSTHDSHSCWDYIKYYYPAAVEVHGAPDPGPSVGPGATVVWHYPDLFVRDDEMSINPPNANEGDELAIALPIHNSERLVSSTVTVRFYLDSVGAENLIHTAQLSLAGTESTTASFKWRATGGSHTIIGIVDPDNTVRELNEMNNSVSKTVVVNSRPRISPALTGFASDEDVPIVARMTSFASDPEDPQTSLRWSVARYDSRHLASVSSEPNQTLVFTPVPNWYGTTLVTISVSDSRNLASQKEINLTFNAVNDLPTVSEPTLSRSWVLRGQTVELSADGRDIESSEEDLTAIFEWRPPGSDHWLPLEATFDGARFRAPLTVPSTTPLGKADVRLALMDPDGQQGEWSYLNSSLEIQNNRPVVKDFSLSDESIIRGGVLSITLNASDVESPARELRPALQCSCAGGDWRSLDAEGEYYEGVWRFRVEVNSSWPVGIYDFRARVLDSDGGESGWLELSQSLRVENALPFVETARLSRTRALRGESALITVTGGDYESELSSLTLEVAVLDSKNRHFPGFISEINSTGGRWEVLLRVPLTAITGRYRLELRIGDSDGDWSPWYTSLPQLEVVNNLPAASFTCPAKVRQGELVWFDASNSSDVESELALLSLIWSFGDGTGGASGVRVSHVFERSGTFRVTLTITDRDGAVATSEKIITVEPRPEDINPGAPRVPVSLVTALVGVAVLLALAGVVMWRRRKDRSGG
- a CDS encoding ABC transporter ATP-binding protein; this encodes MAQPVVEISGLTRTYNGICAVDNLSLTIERGESFGFLGPNGAGKTTTIKMLTGFLRPDRGSIRIMGYDLATEGIEVKRRIGLVPDEYGLYDDLTAADHLRFYGSLLGMSGRELEGAIERSLGMVELREHATARVKSFSHGMRQRLVIAQALMGEPEVLFLDEPTSGLDPIGAREVRQIIKKMTAAGMTLFISSHLLFEVQEMCKSVGVIHRGRLLRKDTIENLSSLFKDKMGRQLFLLLQNPSPELYSVVSSVRGVDSVTTDGAAYRIRISDPEAQFRVAAEVVRAGGRILSFYEVNPSLEDLFMDLLGVGR
- a CDS encoding replication factor C small subunit, translated to MEDVWVEKYRPRKLSEVVGQDDVVVRLQGYVRAGNLPHLLFAGPAGTGKTTCAIALARELYGEGWRGSFLELNASDERGIAVVRTKIKDFARTAAMGERMFKLIFLDEADALTADAQAALRRTMERYTQTCRFILSCNYSSKIIEPIQSRCAVFRFRPIRSEDMSKHLRNIAAKEGLKITDDGMDALLYVSEGDMRRGINSLQVAASLGSRIDAETIYKITSTARPEEVKALIETALSGDFFKARSSLDGLILEYGLSGEDIIRQLHRSIFDTGIPDRLKVQLVDHIGEVEFRMVEGANERIQLEALLAHLAAVGAKIKEQS
- a CDS encoding BNR-4 repeat-containing protein, with translation MPDNQSTCCGLVAAAVLLLIFLALQPGGGSELSFGSDTLITSNSNAQENPWIVVTNDSILVIWQDERNSVGSPDIYFARSTDNGSTFSTPVRVDDSTTGSQAYPRMVVDNSGKIHAVWQDTRSGNTRIYYANSKDNGTTWSASIQVNQTSTGQQSVPSIAVDSDGTIHVVWDDSRSGAHVYYARSTDGGASFGAAKKLDSSTGTARYPCICTSPSGRVTVAWEDTRNTKADIFLTTSTDGGASFGAEVNVTRDTHTTSQTKVRASYDSSGGLHLVWQDDRNGNLDIYYGFSSDGSDFTASPVNDTAAGSTDQEQPAIYVDGGGKVHVVWRDKRAGSVYNIYYAEGNSTGVFSSNVRVDNATSVASCSDACVAADPNGIACAVWEDNRNLNMDIFFDRVQNAPPLPPELLTPANDTWVTTGTPSFTWAFKDLNENDTQSAFQLQVDDSISFTSPNYDSGTVLSNESTHTPSYQLADGTYYWRVRTRDSGGVWGHYCTPRVVKIDTVAPSAYPPEDGGVWATSTTLNWSWEPSSDATSGVAGYYISIGRAPGLSDVVSEAWTVENRYSLTGGTNGTTYYARVRARDNAGNIGSWSIESDGITVDITVPTAGQPSDDGLYVNSSLLRFRWTDSEDYPSGIAGYYICIGSGPGLDDIVRDAFTPSSSYTYAGGLNGVTYYAKIKAKDNAGNVGDYGPSSDGVTVDTSIPVSYSPQDNGTYSNSTTLYWYWPPSWDSPSGIKGYYVSVGTSYGANDTVADYFTTATNFTFEGGVDGVTYYCRIRAEDNAGNLGPFSASSDGITVDTTPPSDPQVLDEGEYTRYSTFLRASWSSSIDEVSGVVEYRYAIGTSPGRDDIVNWTSAGVGTSITKLNLSLSNGATYYFSVRARNGAGLWSGTSVSDGIIVDTSVPVASKPSGGGPYSTSSSITWSWEASTDYPSGVSGYFVSIGTSPGASDVVRDAFTQDTFFTYSSAQNGRTYYAKIRAVDRAGNVGEYGPSSEPVTVDTSIPHAPTPIDGGQYSTSATLVFNWTEVEDIPSGIAGYFISIGTTPGGSDVLSDFWTDRLSYTLTGAEGGKSYYAKLRAVDRAGNVGPYSAPSDGILVDLTPPAPVVVYSGGYVRSTVGLSFSWSVSLDPESSVAEYRWALGTSPGASDVIPWTSAGLKISASPTGLQLQNGRTYWVSVQARNAAGLWSEVASGEPVTVDVVAPAASAPAAAGLFVNRSAVTWVWPESLDTETGVAGYFVYIGTTPGATNVVDGAWTPNSTFTYLGGVNGETYYAFVKAVDRAGNIGDPSPPGPGVTVDTSIPSVYPARAGSAYSGLTSIQWTWTPSSDYPSGVEGYYVSIGTSPGGEDVLREQWTTASSFLFPGGQDGVTYFIKVRARDGAGNIGDYVLGDGVTVDLIPPDGNVTIEGGAAATSRRSVMLSISASDDSVEMMVSHSADFGGASWEPFARSRSWVLEPGDGEKRVYVKLRDRAGHESETLSATITLDTSVASFRIESSVGSETREASTTISGRTEPGSRAFVNGREVTVSPDGLFSTSVELQEGSNVIVVTVVDAAGNTQTLTRSIWRTPTLSLGGGSEGGITVALSIIAILLVLLLLFISVRTQRMLMQHLSAAHAPEVKEIAPPGKEGAPRKEGRVERAEEGHEEGFVERASPPGPEGGGGGEGAGVEIAREPPEGPRAEKGGGEERAGKAPEPWPRGELTGGPETAAAQPPEEAVPAQYPLAAEGDVVIRADGTEVPAPEPQLVSEWSPETGRWVPVSDERPPVEAEAPLEGAVPAEPTSVIGAGARPHPHDEFARTALPKEERPPEVTAPLPAPPAPGQRLSARQIYEALYGKRPGPPSPPPAAQTPAVPPEAAAQVRPSPEKKMVGRSKCPRCKGIIPIYSLERPLTIECPSCGLKGVIKQ